The nucleotide sequence AAGAAtaatggcggggggggggaaccccaaacccaaaaaatgCTTAGTTGAGCGCACGGGGGATTCCTGCCATTAAATGACTCAAACTGGATTTTGATCAGGAGTTTAGGGGGTTGTTGGTGTTACTCCTGAAAAATGTGCCGTGGGATCTCGAGTTGCCAGCAGGACGGGTAGAGGCTTACAGGTATGACAGTCGTTCCATCAGCGTAATGTCTCCAGACCTTGATTCAGCACTTAGTCAGAAAGGAAGGTTTCTGCTTGCTGTACCATTGTTTAGTCATTCTGAGCAGACACTGTCACCTTCCTGCatgatgttatttttcttgtggTCATAACTAAAAGCTGGTGTTGACATACACTCAGTTAGGAAATCACCTTCAGCCATCGCTAAAACAGTCCCCTGAAACAGTAAGACATCGTGTggacaccccaccccaccagcaatTCCCGTAACTGGGTAGAGACACCGGTTCAAACAGATACTTGCTTTGATGGTAAAGCTTTTGAGCTTTCTCTTTGCTTGCCGCACCCCAGCTCCCATGTTAGCGATTCATGCCAGCCTCTGCAGTCCTGCACAGCAGGGTTCCTCCCTCCTGGGCTCAGGTGTTCTATCAGGATGTAACATTGATACAAGATCCCCAAGAACAGTTTGGACTTCCTTTATTCCCATTACAGCTGCCACGGTTGGGAATAATATAGTAATTTTCTatgcttttaaagcagaagCACATGTACTGACCTGGATGCATATCATTTTGCCCAAGTTCAGAAACGTAACAATTGTGGACCATGCTTTTGCACAGAAAGACCATCTGGGCAGTCTTGGGTGCTTACAAGCATAACTGGACACTCTGCTAACATTAGACCGTGGAGAATGGATGGAGGGAGCAATCCCACGAGTCATCACTCACTCACAGCTGTAGAGCTGGCAGGCAGGAGTGTTAGAAATGTAATAGCTTGTCTTgtgatggggaaaagaaaacaggaatgaaTAATTTGAATTCAGACTGGGAAGCATACTGGGCATAATTCAACGCGCTCATTGCGTCCTAAGCCCCTGCTATTCCTGGGGTGGTTTTCCTGATGGATTTCAGGTTGGATTGAGCTGATGTTACTCCGGGTGAATGTTCCATAATAATTTCTATATGTGCTTCTCAAAAGCATGTAATTTATTAacagtttgttctttttctaaagcTCTGCTGGAATGTCGTAGAAGCTTGTCTGCTTAGCGGTGTTTGAATCTGCTCATGAGACACATCACAGTATTTCTATGTATTAAGTGTCATCTGCAGGCAATGCCTGTTCAAGTCGAgttgtgaaaatatatttaaattatatgaTTTTTCCTCAATATAACatgacttttttccctttcacagtCGACTACACAGAGCAACCAAAGCTCTTGAAGCTTATGCAGACCTGTCTTGAAGAACACCACAGCTATTGTATCAATGGGCTCTGTGCTTTCCACAGCGAACTGAGGAAACCCATATGCAAGTAAAGAATACTGCTTATAAGTATCATACTTACAAAATAACAGTAGCATTGTTTCTTTGTCTGCTACATGTTACTAATGCCATGTGACTAATGTGCAATGTGCAGAGCGCAGCTTTCAAGTGCCAGTCAAGTGTTTGCAGGCTTAGAGTTTGGCACGGGCTTGAGTCCTGTGGTGGCTGGGGACTGTTAACGGGGCAGTAGTGCTGTGCTAGTGTAATACTAAGGAAGGGAGAGGGCAAATTCACAGCTTCATAGGTCACTGCCACGATGGCATCTCAAATCACAACTGGTGCTAGAGAAAGTAGTAGAGCAATAAGCAGCTTTTCACAGTAGACACAATGAAGGGGACAGGATCTTGCAAGATGTCAGCTGTAATTCCCGTATTCTGCAACTGTTTACACACCAGTCGGGACTACGGTGTCCTTAAAATTTTCTAGAGTCAGTACTGGGCAGCTTTGGCCTTCAGAGACGTTATGGCAGCTGAGGATCAGCAGAGCACAGTGCTCTTGGCCCACACCCTCTGTGATGAGGGTATGTTTagcctgcttttgctgctgtgacTGCAGTACTTGAGCTAGCTTTAAACTAGATGGACTGGGGCAACTGGTAGTCTTGGTGGAGCAAAGAGGTTCTGACTGAGCACCAGACTGAGCCCATCCTCATTTAGACTtgtttgaaattttttaaagctgatgaAAAGTAACACGtgtttctgaaatacaaaacaaagagttctgaataatttttgcGTGgtgtatatttattttgtagGTGCCTTGCAGGTTATAATGGAGAGAGGTGTGAACATTTAACACTAAATTCATATGCACATAATTCTTACGAACGCTACATTGCTGTGGGCATTGGTGTAGGAATACTGACAAGTGGGATACTCGCTATCATCTACTGCTACGTAAGAAAGAGGTATGGGAGATATGTAACGTCTGATTACATTCCTCTGAAGTACTGTGGGCAGGAATAAAGAGTGCAGAGTTCTGAGGGCACTGGGAGTGGGTTCTTGCCTGTTACTGATCTACGGTGTGATCTTAATGGAAGTGACACTCGACACCTCTGCTTTCTGACCTGCCAGTCCGCTCAAATGGTGCGTTTGTCTGAAACATGGTTTTCATTGGGGCTGCATAAATGAGTTAGGTGATTAGATTTAGGTTCTGTTCAGACTTCTGTGGTGTTAGAGTTGTCTGACGAAAATCATGTGATGTTGTCCATTTTAGATGCAGGAAATTGAAATCACCTTACAAAGTCTGCATGGGCGAGACAGCGTTGTGAACATCCAGCGTTGGGACACCCAACCAATTTGCCTGTAAACGAGAGGAAGTTCTGCTGGGAAGGCCACCCCGCCCCATCTGGCAGGTACCCCAGCCTCGCCAATGATATGAAATAAAGGGAATGACAGCACAAGTACATAAAAGGAACTCCTGCAGAACTGACGGGCTCCGTTCACTTTTGAAGAAAGACTTCCTCTTTTTAGTAAAGGTTGCTAGATGAGCAGGTCCGAGCACCTAAGGATACTTGCAGCCCTCTCAACGCTCTCCTGTGGCTGATATTTGCTGAGGGGAGGTTTCAGCTGTTTTCAGTCATTTCAAGCCCTAGTACAGTGTTCTGCTCTTGTctttccagtcttttttttctttttttttcttctacttttttctCTGGAGGAAAAGCACAACCTGTCTCGCAGTGGAGTTGTATTCCGAACATCACTGCTGACAAGAAACCGTTTGGGTTCTGATTTCAGTGTCTGCTGCCTTTGTGTGTGGATAAACAGCCCTCTTCCAACACAGCAGTTAGCTTTGGTGTGCTAACGTGTATAGGCTCCTCTTGCCATGAAGGACAAAATCATGAAATGCTTTGGACTGAGGAAAGTGGATGGTTCTCAAAAGCTTACTTAAACTTAGGAATAGAGTGTAAGCAACTCCCGGAAAATTAGATCATGACACCTCTGGGCATGGCAAGTTCCTACTGTTTTCATAAGCAAAGTAATCGGACATCTTTTTCAAAATGGATTATTGAGTGTGCTCATGACAAAGAACTCTTCTCTCCCCTAACATCGCATAGCAGCTCATCGCATGCACGGAACTTCAGGCAGAACATGGCCTTGCTGCATCGTGATTTCAGCGCAAGACTTCAGTTGCTAGAGAAGCTGGAAATCTGTTATGGAACTTCAGTATAGCTTTGCCCAGGAAACAGGCTGTCGTTGTTCCGTTCTCACATTATGTGCACAATGTAACCGCTGAAATAAGAAAGAGATTGCCATACAGGCTTTGTTCCGCTCTGGACAAACAGATTAAGTATCAGATGCTTCTTTATCTTCACATTGTCTATGACGAATCACAAAGGTAAAAAGGTTTTGttaaaggagaagggaagagaattGGTTCTGAAGACAGTGGCACTACCTGTGACTTCTCACTGACAGTTGGAGTGTTTGCCAGTGCTGATGAGACTGGACATGGCTCTGAGAGGCTTACATTTCAGCTGTTGCACATTGTAGACACATCTGTTATGCTTATTCATCTACAGGAAAAAGGCAGTTGGGTACTTCGCGATTTTATGGGATGATATAGGCTCCTAAGTTTAGGTGCCCTGCTGTTATGTGAGTTAATTTTCACAACAGGATGCATGTCATGTTGAAAAAACCCTTTGTATTTGTGAGACTACAATGATAATGCTAAAATGTGTATGAAAGACTGGGCTTTGAAAGGGTAACTGTGCATTTAGCCCTAGAGTGTTATGAAGTTCAGTGGGCTTCTCACACAGGGGGAGTCCTGGTCAGTAGCTGAGTCATCTTGGCTCTCCATTTGATACCAGTAAATAAAGCAACATGTCACACACAGTTTGGTCAGAGTCCCCGTGCCACAGTCTGGAGCAAGCGACAGGTTGCGTGCACAGGAAGGGTTGTTGGTGAGGAGCTGGATGGAGGCAGACACCAGTCCTTTCCTCTACACATTGGCCTGAGAATTTTGTAAGAGGCACTGAGCTGATTTTCCAACTCTCagcctttttgctttcttcatgtcAAGTTAAATCTTcagatttctgtaatttttgctCCTTTCCATTCTTCTGACCTTTCCTAAGTATTCACTGAGACACAACTTCTGCTCTTCAGGATGTTCCAGTCAGCTTTCAGTACTTGCCGTAATGTCTTCTGTCACATGCATGTACTGAGATTGCAATTAGATGTGACTTAGACTGTGCGCATCCACATGCAGACACACAAAAACCACCCTTCACCCTTCGCACACATTGGACAGACTGAACAGAAATACCTATTAGAAACATGAATGTCATCAGGAAAACACAGGTGAGAGATGGTTCTCCTGGACCTCACAGAAAAATTTAGAGCTAATAGGCCAAAGGATGAAAAACCTCTAAGCTTTTGTCGTATGGGTGAAACTCCTACTCTGCAGTGGGTTGTCTCTTCCTGCATGCAAATTGCGAGCGTCGCATTCACTTCTGGAGGACCAATCCTTCTGCATCACAGAGGCTGTGTCTTGGAGCAGACACGCACAGTAACACAAGTGGCTCAGGGTGTACGTGCAGTTGTTAAAGGAGTTCTAAGGGCAGGAGTTTGAACAACTGGACTTGCATTTGTCCAAAGAAAGCTGTCGGGGAGAGAcggattttgtttggttttaaccATTTGCATGTCCTCTTACTGACTTTTTTGGCACCCTTTACATACCAGTGGCCAAGGAAGCACCTTGCAGGATATGCAAGTGCTTCTTCCAAAAGTATTTACTCATTCCAGCAAGACACTCTGTACCTATAGAGGCACACAATTACTTCCTTTTTTGACTGTTTGGTTAAACATGATCAAAAGGAAAGTTTGTTTCAAGGCTACAGTTTAGCAGGAGACTTAAgagtaaaatactttttccagtttgctttGTGGTGTAAGGCAGCTTTGAAAGGGCTGCCAGTATAAGTTTGCTGagagtttgctgctgctggaagaaaagcTCAAGCGTGAAACTCTAGATGAGTCTGTGCCATGCAAAATGAGACTTTGTGTAAGGGCAGGATGAGAATAAAATAGAAAGACAAAGataggaagaaggaaggaaaaggagatcTGTGAGTTATTTTAGTTGTCTAAGCAGTGTCTGGAGGCTTCTGGAAGTCTGTTCCTCTCTACCTGGGTGCTGTACGCCCTTCGTGCTGAAGCACAACCTCAGACCGGGTTACCAGCTTCTTAGACGTCCGAGGCTGGTGGCACCAACACAGATGACAGCTTTCTCCATCAGTCTGCAGTGTTAACAGGCTGTAGCCCGTGTGAGAGAAGAGTGTTGTCATTGCAGTTTTAAGGGATTTCATCAGTCCCAGGCTGTGTTTGAGGCATCGCTGCACAAATGAATCACTCTGCTGTTTGATGCAGTGACCTGGCTGAGAAAGTCTGCATTGCCTCAGATAACTTCGTGGAGTCAGCCGTGCTGAGCCCTGCCTTGATAAGTGACAGATGCTACTGGGCCAGTATGGTGTGTTGGTGCTTACAGGGCTGAATTTCCTGCAGAACTGGCCTGTCAGAGGATCAGGATTATCTTTCCTGGCTCATTTATGAGGCTCAGGCTCCTTCTGTAATGGCATAATTAACAGGGTCAAGCTTCTGCTTCCTATCAGCTGCACGTGCCAAAACCTGTCATTTCAGGAGGAGACCCTGTGTTTGTGTGGCTTTCAGGCAGACCTGCATCAGCTTGGTTGGGGCACCCGCTCAGCAGGGCCAAGAGGAAGGTCTTAAAGACTGGGACATGCTTTTCCGAAGGACAGAGCGCTTGCCCTGCGTATGATTGTGGCTGATGGAACCACACTGGCTTTTCATGCAGCGCATCTCTCCAGCCTAGTTGCCCTTAAGCTGCCCAGCCCTCTGCCTGTTTCACTGGCACCTGCAGTCACCGTGCGGGTGTACTTTGTTAATGCTTGGCTCCAACTTGAATCCCTCCCCTGAATTCAACACCCATTTTCTACTGAAGCACATGGGTGGCCTGCAGTTTGCCTGAACCCAGCAAGGTCTGTTGAAAATGACGAGATGCAAGCCTGTGGAAAAGATGACAGTCCTTTTAATCTTGGAAAGAAGTGTAAGGAAGCGTACCTGTTGAATAACAGTGGTGCCCGTGGTGGCATAGGGCTGATTCAGCAATCTGAGCTGCGAGGGCAAAGGAGCAGCCAGGCCGCTAGCCCATCTGGTCCGATAGCCAGCCAGCGACTGCAGACAGTGCCAGAGTCTCCTGAAGAAAGTCTTAGAGGCCTGGTCAGAGGCAGGCAGGTAGGAGACAGTTTTCCCTCAGAGAATGTTTTCTCTATTCTCAGTAACCGAGAGTATGTTTTGCATAATAACACAACAGCGTTTCTGGACGTTCCCACTTCTTATGGCAACCCAGCTTCTTCTAGTGCATACTAAAAGTGAAAAACGGGTATGTGCTTGCATGGCTAGCACAAAGCTAACTAGCCTACGGTCTGAGTGTAACTATGGGCCTGTGTCCTCAGGACTAGCTGTGAAACTGGTTACTTGCTAGTGACTCTGGgctttatgcaaaaaaaaaaccacaaaaaaaaaaacacacccaaaaaaccccaaaccaaacaaaaaaaagtcaaacccCCTGAAACCATATGGCTCtcagcaaacatttttattttataactttaaaaatgttctaGCTTTGTCATTCTTTACACCCATtatctgttttgtttaatttctgaaCCATGACATACACTTTAGCTATAGCTGGAAAAGCGTTCCACAAGGAGAAGGCTAACTTGGCAAAAGCATTGATGTAGTAATTAAAGTTCAGAATAGCTTCCATGACTCCTGAAGCTTGAAGTCCTTAATGGTTTTGTCTTTAAAGGATCCCAAGGAAGCAAGGCAGTGCTTTGGGGATGGTGTGTTGGGAAGAGCTAGGACAGGGAGGGGTTAATGTCACTTGAAGGAGAGGCATCTAACTTTTCAAACCTGCTCATAGCACTGTAGCCGATAGATTATTCTTCTGCTCCTTGgacttattttaagaaatttgtCTGTAGTAGATGGGTAACATGCTAGCGGTACCGAGAGAGGCGAAAGAGGGGGCAGTCGTAGTAAAATGAAAGTTTGATGGCAAACAGCAagagtttctttttcagtaatcACTTCAActctatattttttattatgtgagtgcaattttttctgtttgaacttTTGGAGCTATTCAGATAAGTATCCTGACAAAATATTAGTATTTAAAATCAGACAATTTGCATGATATAGCCAAAGAATCTGAAGGCTGTATTCAGTCAATGCCAGCCCATCACAGGGAGAGTCCTCAGTAGCCCTGCTTGTTTCATTAATACTGCATGGAACCGAACAGCTTCATGGCAGTGGGGTAGCGGGATTCAGCCTGTAGAAACAGAGCTTGAAAAATGCGGAGTGGGGAAAAACGCACTGGTTACGGCTTGCATTTGAAGATAACTCTCCGGTGGCCCGAAGGTTCCTGTGTGCACCTTGACCTGCCGAGTGAGAGGCTGAAAGTTCTCAAAGCACCAAGCTGTGCAGAGAAGTCTCCCTGTGTTGCAGGGCTCTGACGGCATCTGCAGTGATGCATGGCTGCTTGTTAGCATCATGTTACCttgctgggaggagggaaaggccTGTAGAGGTCCCTGTTGTACAATAAATCCAGGAAATTATTTGGGACTCCTTCTTTAAGACCCagttaacaaacaaacaaaaaaaaagtgcaggtACTCATTAAAAGCTCAGTTTAAGTAGTCATTAATTATCGTGCCAGCAATAAAATCTTATACTATGACTAGACTTTGGGCTGCTCCTACTCTCGCTGAATTGAATGGGAGCAAGAGCAGGCGCTGTAAGCAGCAGCTCTTGGCAAGCTGAAGGAGGTGCCACAGGACAGCCAACACCAGAGATTGgtgcagaagaggaaaatgtttatTGTGCTATTGCTGCGAGCACTGTTACGCCAGGCCCCTTTTGCTGGTTGCTGTGCGGATGGGAAAAGCATGCTGTCACGTGACTGCTGGGGTTAGAAGCTAGGGCATAGGGTGGTTTTGGTCGAGAGTGGAGTTTGACTCAGTATGTAAGGCCATTGCCTGTGTAGGCAGGCCTCTAAATGAGAGGTTAGATAACTACAGGGAGAAGAGGTGAATGCCTCCGTTGTAGGAGGCTGGGTGAAATGATACAAGAGGAAACATAGGCACAGGAAAGGGCAAGCTGCTTTATCTAAGTCAAATGAAGCCAGTTATTTGTGTAGATTCTGGGCCTTTGGCCTACCCATCCAGGATCTAGGTGACTGCTGGTCTCCTGTTTGCAGACCGACATTTTGCCTGTACGTTTAAAGGAAACAGCAGAGGTCTAAGGCCTAGAAAGATAGCCACGTTGTCGTTGGCTGGATTTGGTGGATTTATTGTTAGTGGAAGGATAGAAATTGGTAGCACCAAGGTCTAAATCTTTTTGTCCGTGCTGCTGGAGCTTTTAATTGATAAATGCTCATATAGAAAAGGAAGTCAAAATGTAAGCAGTGAGCGACGCACAAAAATCGGCATGATACTCAGGCAACTTCTGTCATGGAGTTTTCAGAGTAGCTGATTTCTTAAAGATCAGTTACGGCCCGTGCCCTGCTATCAAGTCTACACAGAAGCAACAGTTCACATCCCAACGTCGAGGCTGTTGTATATAGCCAGTCCAAACCAATTATTAGGTTGTCTGAGTCAAATTAAAATTGTaacttcatttctttaaaatataaacataaacaTAGTTTGTGAGACTAAATGTCACAGACAAATTAGGTTAAAAACTCTTTGAATGCTCATTGACTGGGGCAGCTTAAGATGAGCTGAATTTGGGAGTCAAGACGTGTCTTGCAGAGCCATTTTGGGGGAGTTTCCCATCTgatggtttggggtgggtttgtGCTATTGTGGAAATAAGGCCACCTGTAAAAGTGAGCTGTAACTTGGGGCTCAGTTTTCCACTTCATAAAAAGGGCAGAGGTGTCCAAATACAAGGCTTTGATTCCACGTCTTACATTGAGTCACTTAAATCCAATGTGAagttttaattgaaaattagTGTTTATCTGATGAATGTTGGCAACAAGTTCCCTTGTAAAGATTCCCTAGtgacatttctttttacagtgTGTTGGCCTTTAATAAGCAAAAGTATGGTTTGCTGTACTTTGAATATCTGATAATCTAATGTCAAGCTGTGTTTCCTGGTGACGGGTGACCAAAATGCAGCATGGTGGCATTGCTGTTGGCTGATTAGGGACAGGCTGATGGAGAGCCAGCCTGAGGTTCCAGCGTGGGAAAGCTTCCTAGGCAGGGTTTGTCTGTGAGCCCGGAGTTGAGTGCTCACAGCTCCTGCCTCACACCTGAATTGCTCCTGGAAGTCCAGTCTTTGGAGTAGCTGTTGCTGTTTGCAAATTGATTTGCTGTCACCTTCAGCTTCCCAAGCCTAGGAGCCACGTTACAGTCAAGGGATGGGAGCGTTAGAGCTTTGTCACTGTCACTCCATGAAATATGTtatgttctttgcttttttctttttggattgttgtttgaggtttttttggtgggggcaGTGCCGTGGGAATGCAAGAACCCTTCCTCTGTTTTCCGTGCTCAACACTGGTGTGCAAAGTTGCCTCTCCATAGCTCCATCTGACAAATAGTACAACCAGGGTTGAGACATGAGAGGACAGGACCGTGATTTGCAAGAGCATCTGACTAACTTGGGCAAAGCTAATTTGTTTGACATCATTTCTACACGTAAGACTAAGTCTGTTTGTGTCCCATTGTTATGGCAAACCCCATGATGAACTGTGTTTTATTGACTTCTGCTGGCCATTTGacagagcccagcagcagaTTTGAATATGGGCGCTGTTCCAGGAAGCTG is from Phalacrocorax carbo chromosome 4, bPhaCar2.1, whole genome shotgun sequence and encodes:
- the LOC104045807 gene encoding epigen isoform X4; this translates as MAFGMLIYILLKAMGALSEESAVTVSSLSTDLWNNWTKNNTEVDYTEQPKLLKLMQTCLEEHHSYCINGLCAFHSELRKPICKCLAGYNGERCEHLTLNSYAHNSYERYIAVGIGVGILTSGILAIIYCYVRKRCRKLKSPYKVCMGETAL